A genomic segment from Corylus avellana chromosome ca5, CavTom2PMs-1.0 encodes:
- the LOC132181774 gene encoding pectinesterase inhibitor 6-like, with translation MNTISKVCLLMLVTLLPSQILAQNLIIKACDTTLYKELCRKTLENDPESRAATSYEVLAKVALKHATSTATQIHDQVKKLLKSSSKPIKAALTDCNELYQDALEQLDDSSTAIITKNYDISTYLSAAMDDADTCDQSIEEMAPGKTPIGNQGTTFSQLCSIVLSIAKQLT, from the coding sequence CTTTTGATGCTTGTAACTCTCTTGCCAAGCCAAATTCTTGCTCAAAATTTGATCATCAAAGCATGTGATACCACTCTGTACAAGGAATTGTGCagaaaaactcttgaaaatgACCCAGAAAGCCGTGCTGCAACTAGTTATGAAGTTCTGGCCAAAGTTGCACTAAAGCATGCAACATCCACAGCAACGCAAATACATGACCAAGTGAAAAAACTGCTCAAATCATCGAGCAAGCCGATTAAGGCTGCCCTGACAGACTGCAATGAGCTCTACCAAGATGCACTTGAACAACTTGATGATTCCAGCACTGCCATTATAACCAAGAATTACGACATTAGTACATATTTGTCGGCTGCCATGGATGATGCTGACACATGTGATCAAAGCATCGAGGAAATGGCACCCGGCAAGACTCCAATAGGCAATCAGGGCACCACATTTAGCCAGCTTTGCAGCATTGTCTTGTCCATTGCCAAGCAACTGACATGA